In Populus nigra chromosome 1, ddPopNigr1.1, whole genome shotgun sequence, one genomic interval encodes:
- the LOC133691960 gene encoding trifunctional UDP-glucose 4,6-dehydratase/UDP-4-keto-6-deoxy-D-glucose 3,5-epimerase/UDP-4-keto-L-rhamnose-reductase RHM1 gives MATYTPKNILITGAAGFIASHVCNRLIRNYPDYKIVVLDKLDYCSNLKNLLPSKSSPNFKFVKGDVGSADLVNFLLITESIDTIMHFAAQTHVDNSFGNSFEFTKNNIYGTHVLLEACKVTGQIRRFIHVSTDEVYGETDEDAVVGNHEASQLLPTNPYSATKAGAEMLVMAYGRSYGLPVITTRGNNVYGPNQFPEKLIPKFILLAMQGKHLPIHGDGSNVRSYLYCEDVAEAFEVILHKGEVGHVYNIGTKKERRVIDVAKDICNLFSRDPDTSIKFVDNRPFNDQRYFLDDQKLNNLGWSEHTTWQEGLRKTMEWYTQNPDWWGDVSGALLPHPRMLMMPGGRHFDGSEEKDASYVSKNSNQTRMVIPVSKGSGSGSPRKPLLKFLIYGRTGWIGGLLGKLCEKQGISYEYGKGRLEDRSSLLSDIQNVRPTHVFNAAGVTGRPNVDWCESHKTETIRTNVTGTLTLADLCREHNLLMMNFATGCIFEYNAGHPEGSGIGFTEEDKPNFIGSYYSKTKAMVEELLKEYDNVCTLRVRMPISSDLNNPRNFITKISRYNKVVNIPNSMTILDELLPISIEMAKRNLRGIWNFTNPGVVSHNEILEMYKNYINPDFTWVNFDLEEQAKVIVAPRSNNEMDASKLKNEFPELLPIKESLIKYVFEPNKRT, from the exons ATGGCTACCTATACTCCTAAGAACATCCTCATTACTGGAGCTGCTGGGTTTATCGCGTCCCATGTTTGCAATCGGCTTATCCGTAACTACCCTGATTATAAAATAGTTGTGCTTGACAAGCTTGACTATTGTTCAAACCTGAAAAATCTCCTCCCTTCCAAGTCATCCCCTAACTTTAAGTTTGTCAAGGGTGATGTTGGAAGTGCAGACCTTGTCAACTTCCTCCTGATCACGGAGTCGATTGACACAATTATGCACTTTGCAGCCCAGACCCATGTGGACAACTCTTTTGGTAACAGCTTTGAGTTCACCAAGAACAACATATATGGAACTCATGTCCTTTTAGAAGCTTGCAAAGTCACTGGTCAGATCAGGAGGTTCATCCATGTGAGCACAGATGAAGTATATGGGGAGACTGATGAAGACGCAGTTGTAGGAAATCATGAGGCCTCTCAACTTCTCCCAACCAACCCCTACTCTGCAACCAAAGCTGGAGCAGAAATGCTTGTTATGGCATATGGAAGGTCATATGGGCTGCCTGTGATAACCACTCGTGGGAACAATGTTTATGGTCCCAATCAGTTCCctgaaaaattaattccaaagtttattCTCTTAGCCATGCAAGGGAAGCATCTTCCCATCCATGGTGATGGTTCTAATGTGAGAAGTTACTTGTATTGTGAAGATGTTGCTGAGGCTTTTGAAGTCATTCTTCACAAGGGAGAGGTAGGCCATGTTTACAATATTGGGACAAAGAAGGAAAGGAGAGTGATTGATGTAGCCAAAGATATTTGCAACCTTTTCTCAAGGGACCCTGATACGAGCATCAAGTTTGTAGACAACAGACCGTTCAATGACCAGAGGTACTTTTTGGATGATCAGAAGCTGAATAATTTGGGATGGTCAGAACATACTACATGGCAGGAGGGGTTGAGAAAGACTATGGAGTGGTACACTCAAAATCCTGATTGGTGGGGTGATGTCTCTGGAGCCCTGCTTCCTCATCCAAGAATGCTCATGATGCCTGGTGGGAGACATTTTGATGGGTCTGAAGAGAAAGATGCCTCTTATGTCTCAAAGAATTCAAATCAGACCCGGATGGTGATTCCAGTTTCAAAAGGAAGCGGCTCTGGCTCTCCTCGAAAACCTTTGCTTAAGTTCCTGATCTATGGCAGGACTGGGTGGATTGGGGGTTTGCTTGGGAAGTTGTGTGAGAAACAAGGAATTTCCTATGAATATGGAAAGGGGCGCTTGGAAGATCGATCCTCACTTTTGTCAGATATTCAGAATGTTAGGCCTACCCATGTTTTTAATGCTGCCGGGGTCACTGGCAGACCCAATGTTGATTGGTGTGAATCCCATAAGACAGAAACTATACGCACCAATGTTACTGGAACTCTGACATTAGCAGATCTTTGCAGAGAGCACAACCTCCTGATGATGAATTTTGCTACAGGCTGCATATTTGAGTATAATGCTGGTCATCCAGAAGGTTCAGGCATTGGTTTCACCGAGGAAGACAAGCCCAATTTCATTGGTTCTTACTATTCAAAGACTAAGGCCATg gtcgaAGAGCTTTTGAAAGAGTATGACAATGTGTGCACCCTCAGAGTTAGAATGCCAATATCATCAGACCTAAACAACCCACGCAACTTCATTACAAAGATTTCTCGCTATAATAAGGTGGTGAACATTCCAAACAGCATGACTATCCTGGACGAACTTCTACCTATTTCAATTGAGATGGCAAAGAGGAACTTGAGAGGCATATGGAACTTCACAAACCCTGGTGTTGTGAGCCATAATGAGATTTTGGAGATGTACAAGAACTACATCAACCCGGACTTTACATGGGTTAACTTTGACTTGGAGGAGCAAGCCAAGGTGATAGTTGCCCCCCGGAGCAACAATGAGATGGATGCGTCCAAGCTCAAGAACGAGTTCCCTGAGTTGCTGCCAATCAAAGAGTCATTAATCAAGTATGTCTTTGAACCCAACAAGAGAACCTAA